In one bacterium genomic region, the following are encoded:
- the obgE gene encoding GTPase ObgE: MKGLLVAARNDIKTVLIDDVKIKIEAGNGGRGAVAFNKNMKSLGPVGGDGGKGGSIYFEGISNLNALAQFRYKKEIKTKNGENGKGQNNDGADTEDTILKIPIGTVITNLDTGEICEITKIGEQVLAAKGGKGGWGNFKFRSSTNTSPMQFQKGTPGEGFKIRLELKLIADVGLLGLPNAGKSSLINEVTRANSKVANYPFTTLEPSLGAYYELILADIPGIIEGASGGKGLGIKFLRHIERTKILFHLISAESENIARDYKVIRNELKTYADSAFVATSAKEASLASKQEYLFLTKTDLITPAELKKKLTAIKKINKNVVAISIHNWDSMEEVKKILNKIQDEKLHQLALEEKIRLEKEVIAANAKQEK; the protein is encoded by the coding sequence TTGAAAGGACTCCTTGTCGCTGCAAGAAACGATATTAAAACCGTGTTAATAGACGATGTAAAAATTAAAATAGAAGCAGGTAACGGCGGTAGAGGCGCCGTAGCTTTTAATAAAAATATGAAAAGCTTGGGGCCTGTTGGTGGCGATGGTGGCAAAGGTGGCAGTATATATTTTGAAGGCATTTCTAACTTAAATGCTTTGGCGCAGTTTAGATATAAAAAAGAAATCAAAACCAAGAATGGTGAAAATGGCAAAGGGCAAAACAATGATGGCGCCGACACCGAAGACACAATTTTAAAAATTCCGATCGGCACTGTTATAACTAATTTAGATACAGGCGAAATTTGTGAAATTACAAAAATAGGCGAGCAAGTTTTAGCGGCTAAAGGTGGTAAAGGCGGCTGGGGCAATTTTAAATTTAGGTCTTCTACAAACACATCACCTATGCAGTTTCAAAAAGGTACTCCGGGGGAAGGTTTTAAAATAAGGTTAGAATTAAAACTTATTGCCGATGTGGGTTTATTGGGTTTACCTAACGCTGGAAAATCTAGTTTAATAAACGAAGTTACACGCGCTAATAGTAAAGTAGCTAATTACCCATTTACAACACTAGAACCAAGCTTGGGCGCTTATTACGAACTTATTTTGGCAGATATTCCGGGTATTATAGAAGGAGCATCTGGCGGTAAGGGCTTGGGCATAAAATTTTTGCGCCATATCGAACGCACAAAAATTTTGTTCCATTTAATCTCGGCGGAATCGGAAAATATTGCTCGCGATTATAAAGTTATTAGAAACGAACTTAAAACCTACGCCGACTCGGCCTTCGTAGCCACTTCGGCGAAGGAGGCAAGTTTAGCTAGTAAGCAAGAATATTTATTTTTAACTAAAACAGATTTAATTACGCCAGCGGAATTAAAAAAGAAACTTACGGCTATTAAAAAGATAAACAAAAACGTTGTGGCTATTTCTATACACAACTGGGATAGTATGGAAGAAGTAAAAAAGATTTTAAATAAAATCCAAGATGAAAAACTACATCAACTGGCTTTAGAAGAAAAAATAAGATTGGAGAAAGAAGTAATTGCGGCAAACGCGAAACAGGAAAAATAA
- the def gene encoding peptide deformylase, producing MEIITGNKNKILRAKSETITEITPEILGLIKKMKETLLNAENGIGLAAPQVGENVRLFIAAEEIAKEGYTVFINPEITQVSKKLIGEEEGCLSLPGEWHELPRADKVTIKAMDEKGEKFKIRVKGILARLMLHEVDHLNGTLFIDHLKRK from the coding sequence ATGGAAATAATTACAGGAAATAAAAACAAAATACTTAGAGCAAAATCTGAAACTATAACCGAAATTACACCGGAAATTTTGGGGCTGATTAAAAAAATGAAAGAGACTTTGTTAAATGCCGAAAACGGCATTGGTTTGGCTGCGCCTCAAGTTGGAGAAAACGTTCGATTGTTTATAGCTGCCGAAGAGATAGCCAAAGAAGGGTATACTGTTTTTATTAATCCAGAAATTACCCAAGTTTCGAAGAAACTTATAGGCGAAGAAGAGGGCTGTTTGAGTTTACCAGGGGAATGGCACGAACTGCCACGCGCAGACAAGGTAACAATAAAAGCAATGGATGAAAAAGGAGAAAAGTTTAAAATTCGTGTAAAAGGAATATTAGCCAGATTAATGCTTCACGAAGTGGACCATTTAAACGGAACTCTTTTTATAGATCATTTAAAACGTAAATAG
- a CDS encoding class I SAM-dependent methyltransferase → MLTTFLIVLEIIILTGLGIAFLLLGLPLLFTGAPFMPSYRKSRKDVLDGLFEIAKKENVKKIIDIGSGDGRVVIEFARNGFESYGIEFNPLLVWYSRYKIKRSGLKNAHIIRGDFWKTDLSEYDFVYLFQLNYVNALLTDKFKKELKTGAIIASAGFPMFDFDLIKQEGIFWVYRK, encoded by the coding sequence ATGTTAACTACTTTCTTAATTGTTTTAGAAATAATAATTTTAACTGGGCTTGGTATAGCTTTTTTGCTTTTGGGTTTACCACTTTTATTTACCGGCGCACCTTTTATGCCTTCGTATAGAAAAAGCAGAAAAGATGTTCTAGATGGATTATTCGAAATTGCAAAAAAAGAAAATGTAAAAAAAATTATAGATATTGGTTCGGGCGACGGTAGAGTGGTTATAGAATTCGCCCGTAATGGCTTTGAAAGTTACGGCATAGAATTTAACCCATTACTTGTTTGGTATAGCCGTTACAAGATAAAACGTTCAGGATTAAAAAACGCACATATTATAAGAGGGGATTTTTGGAAAACTGATTTAAGCGAATACGATTTTGTTTACTTGTTTCAGTTAAATTACGTAAATGCGCTTTTGACCGATAAATTTAAAAAGGAATTAAAAACCGGCGCCATTATTGCTAGCGCCGGCTTCCCGATGTTTGATTTTGATTTAATTAAACAAGAGGGTATTTTTTGGGTGTATAGAAAATAA
- a CDS encoding lysophospholipid acyltransferase family protein → MVIVYAIFQRIVWLVTFICSRFFGSFKIVGQENLKNIPKPLMIISNHKTFFDPLVIGTVFPFFSNYLPITFMVDDRYYKNIFLKPFFLLTQTFPSYYGQGLDVSLRKPRKILKNNGVFLIFPTGERHTYGPRPRPKRGAAVLATEKPDLNIVPMYISVSKGKTTLSIGKHFRLNDITDSQDIETVSQLLAEKIYNLS, encoded by the coding sequence ATGGTTATTGTTTATGCTATCTTTCAAAGAATAGTTTGGCTGGTTACTTTTATTTGTAGCCGGTTTTTTGGTTCGTTTAAAATTGTTGGGCAAGAAAATTTAAAAAACATACCCAAACCCTTAATGATTATATCTAACCACAAAACTTTTTTTGATCCGCTTGTTATTGGTACAGTCTTTCCATTTTTTTCTAATTATTTACCAATAACTTTTATGGTAGATGACCGTTATTACAAAAATATATTTTTAAAGCCATTTTTTCTTTTAACACAAACCTTTCCTTCTTATTATGGACAAGGTTTAGATGTTTCGCTACGTAAACCAAGAAAAATTTTAAAAAATAACGGAGTGTTTTTAATTTTTCCTACAGGCGAAAGGCACACATATGGCCCACGCCCACGCCCAAAAAGAGGTGCTGCAGTTTTAGCTACAGAAAAACCAGATCTAAATATTGTCCCAATGTATATAAGCGTAAGCAAAGGTAAAACAACACTTAGTATTGGTAAACATTTTAGATTAAACGACATTACAGATAGCCAAGATATTGAAACAGTTTCTCAGCTTTTAGCCGAAAAAATTTATAATTTAAGCTGA
- the dnaX gene encoding DNA polymerase III subunit gamma/tau: MEHLVLYRKYRPQTFAEIAGQEHVVKTLKNSLASNKIAHAYLFAGPRGSGKTTIARLMAKALNCVEADGFKRPCNKCENCLSFNEGKFLDLIEIDAASNRGIDEIRSLRENVRFGPSTGKYKVYLIDEAHMITKDAFNAFLKTLEEPPAYAVFILATTEAHRLLPTIVSRTQRFDFKRLTVNELSNRLADLAKKEKVEIEAEALKLIAYEADGAARDAEGLLGQIIATGEKKITLESAEELLGLFSHRKIKELVSLALDRDQAGALNWLHNTVNAGYDVNQLLKSLNYYVRKLIMISVSPQLAQTAKADLAEEDFKHMVELAKKAPVAELANWLHIFSQAKNNFNNYPLPQMALEVAFINLLGDKIETKVVDEIPNLKLQITNKPEIQNPKTEAVVQKEVLQTKIEIAEPKEIPVVREVKTDIPDAAMLELVKSKWPEIIIEVKPHNHSLSGFLLGMKPKEASNSSLTLSTKYSFHRDRLSDIKNKKIIEDAVEKVSGYKLFLSCVLEK, encoded by the coding sequence ATGGAACACTTAGTCTTATATCGAAAATATCGCCCTCAAACATTCGCCGAGATTGCTGGGCAGGAACATGTTGTTAAAACATTAAAGAATTCTTTGGCTAGCAATAAAATTGCACATGCTTACCTTTTTGCTGGTCCGCGTGGTAGTGGTAAAACAACAATTGCTCGTTTAATGGCTAAGGCGCTTAATTGTGTTGAAGCCGATGGTTTTAAAAGGCCATGTAATAAATGCGAAAATTGTTTAAGTTTTAACGAAGGAAAATTTTTAGATCTTATAGAAATAGATGCCGCGTCTAACCGTGGCATAGACGAAATTCGCAGTTTGCGCGAAAATGTTCGATTTGGGCCAAGCACCGGTAAATACAAAGTTTATTTAATAGACGAGGCTCATATGATAACCAAAGACGCTTTTAATGCTTTTCTAAAAACTTTAGAAGAACCGCCAGCTTATGCTGTTTTTATTTTAGCTACCACCGAAGCTCATCGCCTATTACCTACTATTGTTTCTCGTACACAGCGTTTTGATTTTAAACGTTTAACCGTTAACGAACTTTCAAATAGACTTGCGGATCTTGCTAAAAAAGAAAAGGTAGAAATCGAAGCCGAGGCCTTAAAACTTATTGCCTATGAAGCCGATGGTGCCGCACGCGACGCCGAAGGTTTATTGGGGCAAATTATTGCTACAGGCGAGAAAAAAATAACTTTAGAAAGTGCCGAAGAACTTTTGGGTTTATTTTCGCACAGAAAAATAAAAGAATTAGTTTCTTTGGCTTTAGATCGCGACCAAGCCGGTGCTTTAAATTGGTTACATAACACGGTTAATGCCGGCTACGATGTTAACCAACTTTTAAAATCTCTAAACTACTATGTTAGAAAACTTATAATGATTTCTGTCTCACCTCAATTGGCCCAAACCGCCAAAGCCGATTTAGCCGAAGAAGATTTTAAGCATATGGTGGAACTCGCCAAAAAAGCACCGGTAGCAGAACTTGCTAATTGGTTACATATTTTTTCGCAGGCTAAAAATAATTTTAATAATTATCCTCTGCCGCAAATGGCGTTAGAAGTGGCATTCATCAATTTACTTGGTGATAAGATAGAAACTAAAGTGGTTGATGAAATCCCAAATCTCAAATTACAAATAACAAATAAACCCGAAATTCAAAATCCAAAAACAGAAGCTGTTGTTCAAAAAGAAGTTTTACAAACAAAAATCGAAATTGCAGAACCAAAAGAAATTCCAGTAGTTCGGGAAGTTAAAACAGATATTCCGGATGCCGCTATGTTGGAATTAGTAAAATCTAAGTGGCCGGAAATAATCATCGAAGTAAAACCCCACAACCATTCCCTTTCTGGTTTTTTGTTAGGTATGAAACCAAAAGAGGCTTCAAACTCTTCGTTAACATTGAGTACTAAATATTCTTTTCATCGTGATAGATTAAGCGATATTAAAAATAAAAAAATAATAGAAGACGCCGTAGAAAAAGTTTCCGGCTATAAACTTTTCTTAAGTTGTGTTTTAGAAAAATGA
- a CDS encoding putative glycoside hydrolase: protein MTTEKKIAIFSGLGFLIIIGSFFFVSQKNTFNLVSSTAYNIVSNVTNITSAQKLVNPPHPIKGIYISAWSTTNSKKIDDLIQLIKETELNGVVLDVKDATGYFTYKVDIPLAEKIGANNEIKLRNIDDLINKFHKENIYVIGRVQVFQDPVLAAGRPDIAIKNVKTGETWKDNKGLGWIDPSSQIAWQYAVDITKDMTKHGFDEVNFDYVRFPADGDIAKVDYPFWNAVRPKYEIIGSFFAFLNQELKDSGIATSADIFGLAAWRAMDFNFDLNIGQRLIDALPYFDYVSPMIYPSHYPDNFNGIKKPATKPYEIIHSSLSTWQDLKATTSYKAHLRPWLQDFDLGGIKYDATKVRAQIQAVYDTGVDSWLLWNSSNRYTKEALLAE from the coding sequence ATGACTACTGAAAAGAAAATTGCTATATTTTCCGGTTTAGGCTTTTTAATAATAATTGGTTCTTTTTTCTTTGTTTCGCAAAAAAATACATTTAACTTAGTATCATCCACAGCCTACAACATTGTTTCTAATGTCACAAATATTACTTCGGCCCAAAAACTAGTTAACCCGCCCCACCCTATAAAAGGCATATATATTTCGGCTTGGTCCACCACAAATTCTAAAAAAATAGATGATCTTATCCAGTTAATTAAAGAAACAGAACTTAACGGCGTTGTGCTAGATGTAAAAGATGCTACAGGATATTTTACGTATAAAGTGGATATTCCGTTAGCCGAAAAAATTGGAGCGAATAACGAAATTAAACTTAGAAACATAGACGATTTAATAAATAAATTTCATAAAGAAAATATTTATGTAATTGGCAGGGTGCAGGTTTTTCAGGATCCTGTTTTGGCGGCTGGCCGCCCAGATATTGCTATTAAGAATGTTAAAACCGGCGAAACATGGAAAGATAACAAAGGTTTAGGTTGGATAGATCCTTCCAGCCAAATTGCCTGGCAATATGCGGTAGATATTACAAAAGATATGACCAAGCATGGCTTTGATGAAGTTAATTTTGATTATGTTCGTTTCCCTGCAGATGGCGATATAGCAAAAGTAGATTACCCATTTTGGAATGCGGTTCGGCCAAAATACGAAATTATCGGAAGTTTTTTTGCATTCTTAAACCAAGAATTAAAAGATTCTGGAATTGCAACCTCGGCCGATATTTTTGGCTTGGCCGCTTGGCGTGCCATGGATTTTAATTTTGATTTAAACATTGGCCAACGTTTAATAGATGCCTTGCCATATTTTGATTATGTTTCGCCAATGATATATCCATCGCATTACCCAGATAACTTTAACGGAATTAAAAAACCCGCCACAAAACCTTACGAAATAATTCACAGCTCGCTCTCGACTTGGCAAGATTTAAAAGCTACAACTTCTTATAAAGCTCACTTGAGACCATGGTTACAAGATTTTGATCTTGGTGGAATAAAATATGACGCCACAAAAGTTAGGGCACAAATTCAAGCCGTCTACGACACAGGTGTAGATAGTTGGTTATTGTGGAATTCATCAAACAGATACACCAAAGAAGCATTACTTGCAGAATAG
- a CDS encoding GNAT family protein: protein METSGLETKRILLKPVEESDYPILYKWRNEFRFLSLFSAKREVISFENFTKEIKREFERNRHLQFIIERKDKNIPVGTIFSFNFSQVDGYIFINVYIDSEQESRGYGVEAIVLFVHYIFTFLPVHKVCFEIFGYNVLSLSTMQNGKRYGFCEEGRFKEHRFFNGSYHDVFRFAIYRDSLDKIINLLKRFQGHR from the coding sequence ATGGAAACTTCAGGATTAGAGACTAAGCGTATACTCCTTAAACCAGTAGAAGAATCAGATTACCCAATACTGTATAAATGGAGAAATGAGTTCAGGTTCCTTTCTCTTTTTTCTGCAAAAAGAGAGGTAATTAGTTTTGAAAATTTTACAAAGGAAATAAAAAGAGAATTTGAACGAAACCGGCATTTGCAATTTATTATTGAACGGAAAGATAAAAATATACCTGTCGGCACAATATTTTCTTTCAACTTCAGCCAAGTAGACGGCTATATTTTTATAAATGTTTATATTGATTCTGAACAGGAAAGCAGAGGATATGGTGTTGAGGCGATAGTGTTATTTGTCCACTATATTTTTACCTTTTTGCCCGTACATAAAGTTTGTTTTGAAATTTTTGGTTACAATGTACTTTCTCTCTCGACAATGCAGAATGGAAAACGGTATGGTTTTTGCGAAGAGGGTAGGTTTAAAGAACATAGATTTTTTAATGGCAGTTACCACGATGTATTTCGGTTTGCAATTTATAGAGATTCACTTGATAAAATCATTAATCTATTAAAACGTTTTCAAGGGCACAGATAA
- the fmt gene encoding methionyl-tRNA formyltransferase, with protein sequence MKIVFVGTSEFAVPILKVITSQTNWDVSLVISEPAKPSGRKNQLVDSPISKLAKELNLNLLTPVSIKDIKEDISKLYADILIVVSYGQILPKEIIDLPKYKTINIHPSLLPRLRGSSPIQTALKEGLTETGVSIMLIDEKMDHGPIISQEVFLINEKENYLTLEFQLAQTASRMLVRDLPEYFFGEIKPQEQNHSEATYTKLIKKEDGLIDWSKSASDIYNQWRAYINWPNVYTFFKDKTGASVRLKLIEIEIANDTETASYSAKASQDKSNAAGKVFIDESKNIYIACSEGAIRLIRVQPENSKVLTVDEFLNGHKEIIGQDLS encoded by the coding sequence ATGAAGATAGTTTTTGTTGGAACCAGCGAATTTGCGGTACCCATATTAAAGGTTATAACTTCTCAAACAAATTGGGATGTTTCTTTGGTTATTTCTGAACCCGCCAAGCCATCAGGTCGCAAAAATCAGTTAGTAGATTCCCCTATCTCCAAGCTTGCTAAGGAATTAAATTTAAATTTACTTACGCCCGTTTCTATTAAAGATATTAAAGAAGATATTTCAAAATTATATGCCGATATTTTAATTGTGGTTTCTTATGGCCAAATTTTACCAAAAGAGATTATAGACCTACCTAAGTATAAAACTATAAACATTCATCCCTCGCTTTTACCTCGCTTGCGAGGATCTTCGCCTATTCAAACAGCATTAAAGGAGGGTTTAACCGAAACAGGTGTTTCTATAATGTTAATAGACGAAAAAATGGATCATGGTCCAATAATTTCGCAAGAAGTTTTTTTAATTAACGAAAAAGAAAATTATTTAACCCTCGAATTTCAATTGGCTCAAACAGCTTCTCGCATGCTTGTTCGCGATTTACCCGAATATTTTTTTGGTGAGATTAAACCACAAGAACAAAATCATTCCGAAGCTACGTATACAAAGTTAATTAAAAAAGAAGATGGGTTGATTGACTGGTCTAAATCGGCCAGTGATATCTATAACCAATGGCGGGCTTATATAAACTGGCCAAATGTTTACACATTCTTTAAAGATAAAACAGGAGCAAGTGTTCGTTTAAAGTTGATTGAGATTGAAATTGCTAATGATACTGAAACCGCGTCCTACTCCGCTAAAGCTTCGCAGGATAAATCAAACGCGGCTGGAAAGGTTTTCATAGATGAATCTAAAAATATTTATATTGCTTGTAGTGAAGGTGCAATAAGATTAATTAGAGTTCAACCAGAAAACTCTAAGGTTTTAACAGTAGACGAATTTTTAAACGGCCATAAAGAGATTATAGGCCAAGATTTAAGTTAG
- a CDS encoding pitrilysin family protein, with protein MSTYQENTLKNGLKLITSTNENTSIATVSLWVKTGSRHEKKDQLGYTHFLEHLLCKKISNLYNENTRKQIGAYTNAFTSRESTRFIIEVPTKYINDSIKVLSSVISDFEINTEDFEINKKIIIEEALADENKPIKKFNHLTLKKFFDKHPLSQDPIGSMDIIKSSTVEQLREYQHNHFIPENSAVIVISNLQHEQVLKEIEKYFGLWSNNQMKEKEIPVLVPANNENYFYVPTQTEQTKIILNFHSPGGLNLQEEASLIVIGNHLGFGVKSFLSEKLRHETGLVYTVSTSNTRYTDAGIFQIQTASSDPIKTVKIIFDSINNFLQNTSPQEIEETKERIHNISERFYTDRKNELGFLGEGFILFSKLFEPENYKKLIDGVTFEDVINSTKKYLNKNNSLLAIMGPTNIKENLN; from the coding sequence ATGTCAACATATCAAGAAAATACGTTAAAGAACGGTCTAAAACTCATTACATCAACAAATGAAAATACTTCTATTGCCACAGTTTCGTTATGGGTAAAAACCGGTTCACGACACGAAAAAAAAGACCAATTAGGCTACACCCATTTTTTAGAACATCTTCTCTGTAAAAAAATAAGTAATCTCTATAACGAAAATACCAGAAAACAAATTGGTGCTTACACAAACGCTTTTACGAGCAGAGAAAGCACTCGTTTTATAATAGAAGTGCCAACAAAATATATAAATGACTCTATAAAAGTTTTAAGCTCAGTAATAAGTGATTTTGAAATAAATACTGAAGATTTTGAAATAAATAAAAAAATTATTATAGAAGAAGCACTAGCAGATGAAAATAAACCAATTAAAAAGTTTAATCACTTAACATTAAAGAAATTTTTTGACAAACATCCACTCTCTCAAGATCCGATCGGATCTATGGATATAATTAAAAGCTCAACAGTGGAACAATTGAGAGAATATCAACACAATCACTTTATTCCAGAAAATAGCGCTGTTATTGTCATAAGTAATTTACAGCATGAACAAGTACTAAAAGAAATAGAAAAATACTTCGGATTATGGAGTAATAATCAGATGAAAGAAAAAGAAATACCTGTACTAGTTCCCGCTAATAATGAAAATTATTTTTATGTACCAACCCAAACAGAACAAACAAAAATAATATTAAATTTTCACTCTCCGGGGGGGTTAAATTTACAAGAAGAAGCTTCCCTTATAGTTATAGGTAATCATCTAGGTTTTGGAGTAAAAAGCTTTTTATCTGAAAAATTAAGACATGAAACAGGGTTAGTTTATACAGTCAGCACTTCCAATACGAGATATACAGACGCTGGAATCTTTCAAATACAAACAGCTTCTTCTGATCCAATAAAAACAGTTAAAATAATATTTGATTCAATTAATAATTTTTTACAAAATACATCCCCACAAGAAATAGAAGAAACTAAAGAAAGAATACATAATATTTCTGAACGTTTTTATACAGATCGAAAAAATGAACTAGGATTTTTAGGAGAAGGATTTATTCTATTTAGTAAGTTATTTGAACCAGAAAACTATAAGAAACTAATTGACGGGGTCACTTTTGAAGATGTAATAAACTCTACTAAAAAATATCTAAACAAGAATAACAGTTTATTGGCAATAATGGGGCCAACTAACATAAAAGAAAACCTAAACTAA
- a CDS encoding metal ABC transporter ATP-binding protein, giving the protein MAEKIISVKNLGFGFGKKQILKNVSFDILEGDILAIIGPNGAGKTMLVRSILGLDSNYTGDIVWHKKIETSYVPQKMSFEKGFPLTVKEFFLFEVGNDLNFWLPNKKNEDEIKQRLDDVKIGHLLNERLGDLSQGEMQRMLIARSLLENPKIIFFDEPAAGIDISTEETVYNLLYDLYKKLGLTMVMVSHELSVVYRFATKVVCLNKDLVCQGTPQETLTPETLQEVFGHHASVHKHIDNLEHDHT; this is encoded by the coding sequence ATGGCCGAAAAAATAATAAGCGTAAAAAACTTAGGTTTTGGTTTTGGTAAAAAACAAATTCTAAAAAATGTATCCTTCGATATTTTAGAAGGCGATATTTTGGCAATTATAGGCCCGAACGGTGCAGGCAAAACAATGCTTGTACGCAGTATTTTAGGTTTAGATTCTAATTACACAGGAGACATTGTTTGGCATAAAAAAATAGAAACTAGTTATGTGCCTCAAAAAATGTCTTTTGAAAAAGGTTTTCCTTTAACTGTTAAAGAGTTTTTTTTATTTGAAGTAGGCAACGATTTAAATTTTTGGCTACCCAACAAAAAAAATGAAGACGAAATAAAGCAAAGATTAGACGACGTTAAAATAGGACACTTACTAAACGAAAGATTAGGCGATCTTTCTCAAGGCGAAATGCAAAGAATGCTTATAGCCAGAAGCTTACTAGAAAATCCTAAAATAATTTTTTTTGATGAACCAGCAGCTGGAATAGATATTAGCACCGAAGAAACTGTATATAATTTGCTTTACGATTTATATAAAAAACTTGGTTTAACTATGGTTATGGTTTCACACGAACTTTCGGTTGTGTACCGCTTTGCTACTAAAGTTGTTTGCTTAAATAAAGATTTGGTTTGCCAAGGCACACCACAAGAAACTTTAACACCGGAAACATTACAAGAAGTTTTTGGGCATCATGCATCTGTTCATAAGCACATAGACAACTTAGAACATGATCATACATAA
- a CDS encoding metal ABC transporter permease, with translation MYLIELLNNIYPILISLSLGLSLPLIGVFVILRREALLSDAVAHIILLGIALSITFKINALLGILVFALLAGLVISYLKGKANLGLDAIIGVFFTTSLALGSLLIPSEELLETFLGGVENLTRGDVLLSTALAALIITTLLVKFRSFAFTSFAPDLAKVDKINVKKYEMIFVLLLSLGVAMGIKLVGTLLISALIIIPAATAKLFSFQIRTMTGWSMIFGLLSVLLGLATTTTLQSPPGPTIILVSAGIFFLTFVLTSIFNKHH, from the coding sequence ATGTATTTAATAGAACTACTAAACAATATATATCCAATTTTGATTAGCCTTTCACTTGGACTATCTCTACCATTGATAGGTGTTTTTGTAATATTGCGACGTGAAGCCTTACTTTCCGATGCCGTGGCTCATATTATTCTGCTTGGCATAGCGCTTTCTATAACTTTTAAAATAAATGCGCTACTAGGCATATTAGTTTTTGCGTTACTAGCTGGTTTGGTTATTTCGTACTTAAAAGGCAAAGCTAACTTGGGACTGGATGCAATTATAGGAGTTTTCTTTACAACTTCCTTAGCATTAGGATCTTTACTGATACCTTCCGAAGAACTTTTAGAAACCTTTTTAGGTGGAGTAGAAAACCTAACAAGAGGTGATGTTTTATTGTCTACCGCTCTTGCCGCATTAATAATTACTACTTTACTTGTTAAATTTAGAAGTTTTGCATTTACTTCTTTTGCACCGGACTTAGCCAAAGTAGATAAAATAAACGTAAAAAAATACGAAATGATTTTCGTATTATTACTTTCCCTTGGTGTAGCAATGGGCATTAAATTAGTTGGAACCTTGCTAATAAGCGCCTTAATAATAATTCCTGCAGCCACTGCTAAATTATTTAGTTTTCAAATTCGCACAATGACGGGTTGGAGTATGATTTTTGGTTTATTATCTGTATTACTAGGACTAGCTACAACAACAACTCTGCAGTCGCCACCAGGGCCTACTATAATTTTGGTAAGCGCTGGAATATTCTTTCTAACTTTTGTACTAACCTCTATTTTTAATAAGCATCACTAA
- a CDS encoding DoxX family protein gives MEFIKQIHQRSITCRIEDFVPKSLNSMDLFDYQNLLLFIARFILGITFILHGWPKIKKPMGMAPWLKSMRFPAPTLMSVIVAVVEFFGGIAILLGVYTQLPALLITFNMLVATFVRKIFNKDKWVGGYELDLSLLALALLIAMYGPGEWTL, from the coding sequence GTGGAATTCATCAAACAGATACACCAAAGAAGCATTACTTGCAGAATAGAAGATTTCGTGCCAAAATCTTTAAACTCTATGGATTTATTTGATTACCAAAATTTACTCCTCTTTATCGCCAGATTCATACTTGGCATAACGTTTATTTTGCATGGCTGGCCTAAAATAAAAAAACCTATGGGCATGGCTCCGTGGCTTAAAAGCATGCGTTTTCCTGCACCCACGCTAATGTCTGTAATAGTGGCTGTAGTTGAATTTTTTGGCGGAATAGCCATTCTTTTGGGTGTATATACACAACTTCCAGCCTTACTTATTACTTTTAATATGTTGGTTGCTACTTTTGTTAGAAAAATTTTTAACAAAGACAAATGGGTTGGGGGATACGAATTAGATTTATCTTTATTGGCTTTAGCCTTATTAATTGCTATGTACGGACCAGGTGAATGGACTTTATGA